A genomic region of Gymnogyps californianus isolate 813 chromosome 12, ASM1813914v2, whole genome shotgun sequence contains the following coding sequences:
- the CCDC113 gene encoding coiled-coil domain-containing protein 113, whose product MFEKWYRKMEPCGPSLQLLSETRDAPPELTQTRGRYRSKLHGATDYFVGLTVEQKCELAERELTEMKDEIQRMKEDSEQTLQNLEAVIEEADVWWTDVKKAISDFEKDIVSTISSKKGSIIASEKLLRYMEEKNRQRDLLREKLRLKNYLLKGYKKKLQQQLRQKEQMGETLHELRLQQLQVRNAQYQEKIDEKNQELLQLKLTSGKTVQVLNFYKRKLQDAMETSTSLMKDISQRKELLQRIEREAALVEEQRAKAESVNRQLRKQLSDYDVPPVLSYVRKKMAVTDLENSLKAWERKVAVSEMSLHSYRRAWNQVKMSGNQH is encoded by the exons ATGTTTGAGAAATGGTACCGTAAGATGGAGCCGTGCGGCCCGTCGCTCCAGCTGCTGTCCGAGACGCGTGATGCCCCACCGGAGCTGACACAG ACACGTGGCAGATACAGATCCAAGTTGCATGGTGCAACGGACTATTTTGTGGGCCTGACAGTGGAGCAGAAATGTGAGCTGGCTGAGCGGGAGCTGACTGAGATGAAGGATGAGATTCAGAGGATGAAGGAGGACTCAGAGCAGACCTTGCAGAACCTCGAG GCAGTCATTGAAGAGGCAGATGTTTGGTGGACTGATGTTAAGAAAGCCATCAGTGACTTTGAGAAAGACATCGTCAGCACCATCTCCAGCAAGAAAGGGAGTATCATAGCTTCTGAGAAGCTGCTGAGATACATGGAGGAGAAGAACCGCCAGAGG GATCTGCTGCGAGAGAAGTTGcgcttaaaaaattatttgctcaaGGGTTACaagaagaagctgcagcagcagctcaggcag AAGGAGCAGATGGGAGAGACACTCCACGAGCTCCgtttgcagcagctgcaggttAGAAATGCCCAGTACCAGGAGAAGATTGATGAGAAGaaccaggagctgctgcagctaaAACTGACCTCAGGGAAGACTGTCCAAGTCCTCAACTTCTATAAA AGGAAGCTGCAGGATGCCATGGAAACGTCCACGTCTCTGATGAAAGACATCTCCcagaggaaggagctgctgcagagaaTTGAAAGAGAAGCTGCTCTGGTGGAGGAG CAACGAGCCAAAGCTGAGAGTGTGAATCGGCAGCTGCGGAAGCAGCTCTCAGACTACGACGTCCCCCCTGTGCTGAGTTACGTGCGGAAGAAGATGGCTGTTACTGACCTCGAAAACAGCCTCAAGGCTTGGGAGAGGAAGGTGGCAGTTTCCGAG